The Kitasatospora sp. NBC_00374 genome has a segment encoding these proteins:
- a CDS encoding maleylpyruvate isomerase family mycothiol-dependent enzyme yields MTTTPFHPDRAPAPVDHRTAVAAETARFVAALAGADLSTPVPGCPGWTLADLVRHTGSVQRWFSVLLRRRVQEPPRTRDVDLRLPADQADYPGWLAASATEAAGAFEATAPDVPMYAWGADQHARFWARRMLFETLLHRVDAEQALRLTPSVDRALALDGIDEFLVNLPFAGIFAPGVAELRGTGETIRFRATDGDGDGDWWVRLRPDGFGLDPAARAAGPADATVHGAAADLLLLLYGRLPHDAAAFTLDGDRGLIAHWCANSAF; encoded by the coding sequence ATGACGACGACCCCGTTCCACCCCGACCGGGCACCGGCCCCGGTCGACCACCGCACGGCCGTGGCGGCCGAGACCGCACGGTTCGTGGCCGCGCTCGCCGGCGCCGACCTCAGCACCCCCGTGCCCGGCTGCCCCGGCTGGACACTGGCCGACCTCGTCCGGCACACCGGCAGCGTCCAGCGCTGGTTCTCGGTCCTGCTGCGCCGGCGCGTACAGGAGCCGCCGCGCACCCGGGACGTGGACCTGCGGCTCCCGGCCGACCAGGCGGACTACCCCGGCTGGCTGGCCGCGAGCGCCACCGAGGCGGCCGGCGCGTTCGAGGCCACCGCACCGGACGTGCCGATGTACGCGTGGGGCGCCGACCAGCACGCCCGGTTCTGGGCGCGCCGGATGCTCTTCGAGACCCTGCTGCACCGCGTCGACGCCGAGCAGGCCCTGCGGCTGACCCCCTCGGTCGACCGTGCGCTCGCGCTCGACGGGATCGACGAGTTCCTGGTCAACCTGCCCTTCGCCGGCATCTTCGCGCCCGGGGTGGCCGAGCTGCGCGGCACCGGCGAGACGATCCGCTTCCGCGCCACCGACGGGGACGGGGACGGCGACTGGTGGGTCCGGCTGCGGCCCGACGGCTTCGGCCTCGACCCCGCCGCCCGGGCGGCAGGGCCCGCCGACGCGACGGTGCACGGGGCGGCGGCCGATCTGCTGCTCCTGCTCTACGGCCGCCTGCCCCACGACGCGGCGGCCTTCACGCTCGACGGCGACCGGGGGCTGATCGCCCACTGGTGCGCCAACTCGGCGTTCTGA